TGCGAAGGCCGAGAGCGGCAACGCGAAGCACATCGCCGCGCCGATGCCCGGGGCCGTGGTCGCGGTCGCGGTGGCGCCCGGCGACGAGGTCGCGGCCGGGGCGAAGCTCCTCACGCTCGAGGCGATGAAGATGGAAACGACCCTGTACTCGGAGCGCGCCGGGAAAGTGGCCGAAGTGCTCGTGCGCCCCGGGGTTCAGGTCGAGGGCGGTGACCTGGTGATCCGGTTCGAGTGACCCCTTTTTAGGGTGCGCGATGCTGCCAGTCGTGTTGTTAGTCTGTTCGGTGGGCGCGGACCCCGCGCCCACGATTGCCTCCCCCGTCGGTACGGGGGAGCAGGGTTTCGCGGGGGATGGCGGCCCGGCGGCGAAGGCCCAGCTCGATCAGCCGTTCGATGTCGCGTTCGACAGGGCCGGCAACCTCTACTTTTCCGACACGTTCAATCACCGGGTTCGCAAGGTCGATGCGAAGACCGGTGTCATTTCCACCGTTGCCGGAAGCGGCAAAAAGGGCTTCGCCGGTGACGGTGCAAAAGCCACCGACGCGAGCCTGAACGAGCCTTACGGCGTCGAACTCGATGCCGACGGCAACCTCTACATTGTGGACCGACTTAACTTTTGTGTGCGCAAGGTGGACGCCAAGACCGCGTTCATTTCCACTGTGGCCGGCACCGGCGGGAAATCCGGTTTCGGCGGTGACGGTGGGGCCGCGGACAAGGCGCTGCTCGTGGAGCCGAACGGCATCTGCCTCGACGGGAGAGGGAAACTCTACATCGCGGACGTGGCCGGCCACCGCGTGCGGGTCGTGGACCTGGCGAAAGGTACGATCAACACACTGGCGGGTACGGGGAAGGGGGCCACGGTCGGCGACGGCGGCGCGCTGAAGGACGCGGTACTTTTCGGCTCGCGTGCGGTCGCGATGGCCCCGGACGGGCGGCTCTACATCGTCGAGCGCAACGGGCACTGCGTGCGGATTGTGGACCTTACGAAGGGAACGATCGCTCGTTTCGCGGGCACCGGGAAGAAGGGCTACACCGGTGACGGCGGGAAGGCGCTTGATGCGACCTTTGACGGCCCGAAAGAAATCGACGTCGACAAAGACGGCAACGTGTTTCT
This region of Gemmata massiliana genomic DNA includes:
- a CDS encoding NHL domain-containing protein, whose amino-acid sequence is MLPVVLLVCSVGADPAPTIASPVGTGEQGFAGDGGPAAKAQLDQPFDVAFDRAGNLYFSDTFNHRVRKVDAKTGVISTVAGSGKKGFAGDGAKATDASLNEPYGVELDADGNLYIVDRLNFCVRKVDAKTAFISTVAGTGGKSGFGGDGGAADKALLVEPNGICLDGRGKLYIADVAGHRVRVVDLAKGTINTLAGTGKGATVGDGGALKDAVLFGSRAVAMAPDGRLYIVERNGHCVRIVDLTKGTIARFAGTGKKGYTGDGGKALDATFDGPKEIDVDKDGNVFLVDTENEAIRRIDAKTGVVTTVAGKGRTKTPGLGDNGPATAATLGRPHGVAVGPDGALYIGDTNSHRIRKVK